Proteins encoded in a region of the Hippocampus zosterae strain Florida chromosome 11, ASM2543408v3, whole genome shotgun sequence genome:
- the LOC127610616 gene encoding gap junction alpha-5 protein-like: protein MADWSLLGNFLEEVQEHSTSIGKVWLTILFIFRILVLGTAAESSWGDEQEDFNCDTEQPGCENVCYDKAFPIAHIRYWVLQIVFVSTPSLVYMGHAMHTVRREEKRRNREEEEEDDDDPGGGDDDEEQGGKDDKESAKGKKSRPSAGRVRLKGALLQTYVLSILIRSIMEVVFLCLQYFLYGIFLNPLYVCKAWPCPHLVNCYVSRPTEKNVFIVFMLAVSGVSLVLSVLELHHLAWRHCCRRFLVSRKLAAATETTQPKQVHMSPPPPRPSTPPPEFSQCVMGSSHFLALPFPNHRLAHQQNSVNMAAEQHKMTAGAGGDEGLLPMSCYSVGWRGAADVAACYDAADCLRIQNPGGAERLLLCATDAVACPKDKRRLSKTSGGSGRTRADDLAI from the exons ATGGCAGACTGGAGTCTGCTGGGAAACTTCCTGGAGGAAGTACAGGAACACTCCACCTCCATTGgcaag GTGTGGTTGACCATCCTGTTCATCTTCCGCATCCTGGTCCTCGGGACGGCGGCCGAGTCGTCTTGGGGTGACGAGCAGGAGGACTTCAACTGCGACACGGAGCAGCCCGGCTGCGAGAACGTTTGCTACGACAAGGCCTTCCCCATCGCGCACATACGATACTGG GTGCTGCAGATCGTGTTCGTTTCCACGCCCAGCCTGGTGTACATGGGCCACGCCATGCACACGGTGCGGCGGGAGGAGAAGCGGCGCAaccgagaggaggaggaggaggatgacgacgacCCAGGAGGGGGCGACGACGATGAGGAGCAAGGCGGCAAGGATGACAAGGAATCGGCCAAGGGAAAGAAATCGAGACCGTCGGCGGGAAGGGTGCGCCTCAAGGGGGCGCTGCTGCAGACCTACGTGCTGAGTATCCTCATCAGGAGCATCATGGAG GTGGTGTTTCTCTGCCTCCAGTACTTCCTGTATGGAATATTCCTGAACCCTCTTTATGTGTGcaag GCTTGGCCGTGTCCGCACCTGGTCAACTGTTACGTTTCACGGCCCACCGAGAAGAACGTCTTCATCGTGTTCATGTTGGCCGTGTCGGGCGTGTCGCTGGTGCTCAGCGTGCTGGAGCTCCACCACCTGGCCTGGAGGCATTGCTGCAG GCGCTTTTTAGTGTCCAGGAAACTGGCGGCCGCCACCGAGACAACTCAACCCAAACAAGTCCACATGTCTCCGCCTCCGCCGCGGCCGTCCACCCCGCCTCCCGAATTCAGCCAATGCGTGATGGGCTCCTCTCACTTCCTGGCGCTGCCCTTCCCCAACCACCGGCTGGCCCACCAGCAGAACTCGGTCAACATGGCGGCCGAGCAGCACAAGATGACGGCGGGCGCAGGCGGCGACGAGGGCCTACTGCCGATGAGCTGTTACTCGGTCGGCTGGCGCGGCGCCGCCGACGTGGCCGCCTGCTACGACGCCGCCGACTGCCTGCGGATCCAAAATcccggcggcgccgagcgtctGCTGCTGTGCGCCACCGATGCCGTCGCTTGCCCCAAGGACAAACGGCGACTGAGCAAAACCAGCGGCGGCAGCGGGCGAACGCGAGCCGATGACCTCGCCATCTGA